The following DNA comes from Kitasatospora sp. NBC_01287.
CTGGTCTGCCGCCGCGTCCGCCGTGGCCGGCACCCCCGCGCCCGCCCGCAACCGCGCCGTCCAGCGCCTGGAGAAGAAGGCCGCGCCCAGCATCACCAGCACCAGGCCGACCTTGATCAGCAGCAGCCGCCCGTACTCGGTGTCCACCAGGGCGCCCCAGGAGCCGACGCCCCGCCAGGCCTGGTAGACGCCGGTCGCCACCAGCGCGGCCACCGAGACCAGCGCGACCTTGGAGAACCGGTCCGCCACCGCCACCCCGGCCCCGTCGCGCAGCGCGAGGACCAGCGCGACCAGGCCGCCCAGCCAGCAGGCCATCGCGACCAGGTGGAGCATGTCGAAGGGCAGCGCGACCCAGACCTGGATGCCGACCGCCGCGTGGTCGGCCGCCGCCCAGGTGGCCGCCAGCCCCAGCGCGAGCAGCGCCCCGCCCACGCCGAGCGCCAGCCGCGCCTCGCGCAGCGGCCGCTCGGCGGCCCGCCGCTCCAGCCGGCGCAGCTCGTCCTCCTCCGCGTCGCCACTCGGTGCGGTGGCCGCGACCGGCGCGGACTCCTGGCCCAGCTGCCCCACCAGCAGCGACAGGAAGACCCCGCCCGCCGCCAGCAGCAGCAGCCGCGCGGCCAGCGCGGTGCCGAGCCGCTCGTCCAGCGTGCCGCGCACCAGCGACAGGTCGAAGACCCGGCCCAGCCCGCTGCCCTGCTCGTACGGGCCGCGCAGCAGCAGCACCGCGACGGTGGCCGCCAGCAGCCCCACCCAGCCGCCCATCAGCAGCCGCTGCACCGAGCGCGCCTGCGCCCCGCGCGGCCAGCAGAGCAGCACGAAGGCCGCCACCCCGACCAGCAGCGCGAACGCCCCGTAGGCCACCGCGCGCCCGGTCCCGTAGAGCGCGGAGACGGTGCCGTTCGCCTGCGCGCCCTGGATCTGCGAGGTGGAGACCGAGGTGTCGGAGGGCGCGCCGATCGAGAAGGTGAAGGCGCCGCCGACCACGTGGGTGTCGGCCGAGACGGCCCGCCAGGCGACCGTGTAGGTGCCGTTGCCCAGGCCGGGCCGCAGGCCGACGGTGGCGGTGTCGCCCCGGCCGTCGGCGTGGCCCGGGTTGCCGAGGTCCACCGGCTTGCCGCCCGGGTCGAGCACCCGGACGGAGTCGCCGGAGAGCGTCACGCCCTCGCTGAAGGTCAGTGTCACGGCGGCCGGTTCGGTGGCCACCACCGAGTTCTGCGCGGGGTCGGTCTGCAGCAGCGCCGCGTGCGCGGCGGCGGGCGAGGCGGTGCCGATCAGCAGGACCAGCAGCGCACCGGCGGTGGCGAGCCAGGTCCGGGCTTGGCGCAGCAGCATCTGGAGGTCAGCTCCCGGGTCGGTAGGTGAGGGGTTGCACCGGCACCTGGACCACGATGGTGCCGCCGTGCGCGAAGTGCAGGTCCAGCTCCAGCCGGTCGCCGACGGCGGGCTGCTTCTGCCAGCCCATGATCATCAGGTGCAGCCCGCCGCGGGCCAGTCGCAGGGTGCCCCCGGCGGGGACCGGCAGGCTGTCCACCTCGTCCATGCTGGTGTCGGTGGACCGGTGCATGCTGATCGAGCCGGCCCCCGGGCTGCTCACCCGGACCAGGGTGTCCGCGGCGCCGCCGGTGTTGCGGACCGTCAGGTAGCCGGCCGCCATGCTGTCGCTGGTGCCGGCGGCGGGCAGCGGGATGTAGGAGTCGGTGACGCTGAGCTTCGCGCTCGCGTCGTGGCCGCCCGCGCCCGCCACGACTATCGCGCTGACGGTCAGCGCGGCGGCCACCGCGGCCCCCGCGAGCGCGGTGCGGCGGAACTCCCGGGAGGCGGGCATCAGGCCGCCACCCCCTTGGCCAGCAGCGGCAGGTCGTGCTCGAAGGTGGCGGTGGAGGTGTCGCTCAGGTAGAGCACGTGCGCCTTGTCGTCGGAGGGCAGGAAGGCCAGCACCTGGGCGCCGTGCGAGGAGGTCACCGTGCCGTCCTTGTTGACCACCGGGTCCTCGACCAGGATGCCCAGGCTCTGCGCGGCCGCCTTCACCTTGGTCAGGTCGCCGGTCATGCCGATGAAGTCCTTGTCGAAGGAGTTCAGCCAGGTGCGCAGCACCGTGGGGGTGTCCACCTGCGGGTCGGTGGAGACGAAGACGACGTCCACCTCGGCCCGCTCCTCGGGGGTCAGCTTCTGCATCGCCACGCCGATGTCGCCCATCGTGGTGGGGCAGACGTCGGGGCAGCTGGTGTAGCCGAAGAAGAGCAGCGTGGTCCGGCCCGCGGTGCGCCGGCGCAGGTCGAAGGGCTGGCCGCTGGTGTCGGGCAGCACCAGGTCGGGCTTGTCGAAGTGCTTGGCCAGCACGGTGCCCTGGTAGGGCGAGTTCTGCTTCTCCTGGGAGACCACGGCCGCGCCGTCGGACGCCTTGGTGGTGCCCGAGCCGCAGGAGGTCAGCGCGAGGGCGGCGGCGACGGCGAGGGCGGCGGCACCGGCGGCCCGCCGACGGGAGGAGAGGGGCTTCATACCTGTGACTGTCCGTTTCGTGAGGGCTGGGCGGTGCTGGGGTCCGGCCGGGGCCGGCCGGCCGCGGGGGCGGGACGGCCCCGGCCGGGGCGGCTCAGGAGGCGGGGGTGCCGCTCCTGCGGCGCCCGCCGATCACTCCGAGCGCGCCGAGGGCGGCGCCGACCACGCCGACCACGATGCCGACCACGCCCAGGGTGCGGGCGGTCGAGTCGTCGGACTTGGCCGCCGCGACGGCGGCGCCGTCCCGCGAGGCGCCCGGCGTGCTGACGGCGGCCGCCGCGGCGGCGTCGACCGCGGGGGTGAGGGTCAGCGTCGGGGCCGGGTGCTGCGGCTCCGGCTGGCCCTGCTTGGCCTCGTCGATCCAGCGCACCACGGTGCCGTCGTCGTAGGTCTGCAGCGCCTTGAAGACCAGCTTGTCGGTGTCCTTGGGCAGCGGGCCGAAGGAGATCTTGAACTCCTGGAACTGGCCGGGGCCGACCTTGCCGGTGGCGTCGGCGGTCCAGGTGATCTTGCTGACCGCGTCGGTGACCGAGTCGCCGTCGTCGGTCTTCACCGGGGTGTCCAGGTGGGTCTTGTCGACGGTGGCGGTCCAGCCGGGCAGCGGCTGGGTCGAGACCGAGGCGATCGGGTGGTCGGTCGGCACGGTGACCTCCAGCTTCACCGTGCTCGCCTTGTCGCTCTCGTCCGGCACCCGGAACGCGACGGCGGTGTAGCCGCCCTGCTGGGCGGTGCCGGGCTGCACGGTGACGTGCGCGAAGGCGGGAACGGCGGTGGCCAGGACGGCGCCGGCCGCGAGGAGCACGGCGGCGGCGGAACGGCGGGCGGGAAGGGAACGCATCGTGGCAGGTCTCCAACGGGAGCAGGGCACACCGGTGCCCTGGACAGCGGGGGTGAGGACGGGTGCGTACGCGCGCGCCCGGCCCCCGCACCGTCGACCGGTGGTGTCCCGATCCCGGTGGTGACGAGGGGTCAGCGCGCGCGGGCCGCCACCGGCGGACCGCGCCGGATCACGCTGTGCCGCAGCGCCAGGACCACCGGCGGACGGCTGTTCCCGGTGTCCGGGCACGGCCCGCGCACCCCGGCCCCGGCCACCGCGAGCAGGCCGCGCAGCACCGCGGCGACCAGCGCCAGCGCCCGCCCCAGCGGAGCGGTCCACTGCTGCCGGGCCTCGCGGGCGGCGCCGTGCGCCAGCCGGATGACGCGCCACAGCGCCGCCTCGCCGCGCCGCAGCCACCAGCCGGCCAGCACGGCCGCCAGCAGGTGGCCGAGCAGCATCGCGGGGCTGAGGCCGAACTGCCACCAGGGCGCGGTGGCGGCGGCGTGGTAGGCGCTCGGGTCCAGGCCGGCCGCGCCGAGCAGTTGGGCGGGGCTGGTCCCGGCGGGCAGCGTGTGCGGCAACCCGGGCAGGTCGTTGCAGACCAGCCGGCCGGCGGCCTGGTCCATCGTCATCCCGGCCATCATCTGGTGGCCGGTGCCGTGGAAGAGCAGGTGCAGCCCGAGCTGGCCCGAGCCGAGCGCACCGGCGATGCCGAGCAGCGAGCGCTCGCGCCCGCCGAGCAGCACCGCGAGCGCGGCGACCAGGGTGAAGCCGAGCAGCAGGGTCGGCACGGCGACCGTGCCGCCGCCGCCCATGGTGTGCCCCGCGGTGGCCACCACCGTGCAGACCAGCGCGAACGGGACCGCCCGCAGCAGCCGCAGGTCCCACCCGGCGCGCAGCGCGGGGCGGAGCGCCGGGGCGGCGTCCGGATGCGGTGCGGGCTGGTGGTCGGTCATGGCCGGGCCATCATCTCATCGGGTCCGCGGCTGCCCGGGGCGGGGGGCGAATCGACTCCGCCGCGTCCGCCCGGCTGCCCGGGGTCCCTCCAATGGCCCCGGCGCATTCGAGTGAGACGCGCGCCGTTCGGCATACCGTGCCGCGGCAGTCCATCCGCCGAATGGGCGGAGTGCTCGTCCGGCGACGGTTCACGGCCGGATCGCTCGGAAATACCTAGTTGTATGTGGAGCCCCAGCCAGGAGGGACCGGTCGTGGACATCTGGTGGACTCTGCACCTCAAGCGCGAGCTGGCGAGCGTTCCGCTGGCCCGGCGCTTCCTGCTCGGCACCATGGAGAGCGCCGGCGTCGACCCGCAGATCGCCCATGACCTCGGTCTCGCGCTGACCGAGGCCTGTGCGAACGCGGTGGAGCACGCGGGCGCGCACCGCGGCGACGGCTTCCAGGTCACCGCCGCGCTCGACGGCGACCTGCTGCGGATCGAGGTGGTCGACTCCGGTCCAGGCCTGCCCGCGGGCCCGCACCTGGTGCCGGCCCGCGCCCAGCTGCCGGCCCTGCCCGCGCTGCCCACCGCGCGCCCCCACACCCGCCCGCGCCGCCGCCGCGGCCGCGCCACCCTGCCGGGCCCCGCCGCGCTGGGCCCCGCCCGCCGCACCCGCCCCACTCCCTACGACACCCACGTCCTGCCGCCCGGCCGCCCGCACCCCGCGCTGCCCCGGCTGCCCGAGCTCGACACCCTGCCCGACCTCGGCGCCGAGTCCGGCCGCGGCCTCTTCCTGATCCGCGCCCTGACCGACCACGTCCGCCTGCACAACCACCCCCAGCGCGGCGCGATCGTCAGCTTCGACAAGCTGCTCAACCGCCCGGCCCTGCGGGTGGCCTCCTGACCGGCGGGCGGCCCTTCCTGACCGGCGGGCGCGGGTGGACGGCCCGTTCTCTCCTACCCTCCCCCCCATGACCGACTGGGACCTCAAGAAGCTCCGGGTGCTGCGGGCACTGCACGAGTGCGGCACCGTCACCGCCGCCGGGGCGCGGCTGAATCTAACGCCGTCGGCGGTGTCGCAGCAGTTGGCGGCGCTGGCCCGGCAGGTGGGGGCGCCGATGGTGGAGCCGTACGGGCGGCGGGTGCGGTTGACGGCGGCGGCCCGGCTGGTGCTGCGGCACGCGGACCGGGTGTTCGGGCAACTGGAGCAGGCCGAGGCGGAGTTGGCGGGCTACCTGCACGGGGAGGCGGGGGAGGTGCGGGTCGGCGCGTTCGCGACGGCGATCACCGCGCTGGTGGTGCCGGCGGTGGTGCGGCTGCGCGAGTCGGCGCCGCGGCTGGCGGTGCGGGTGGTGGAGGCGGAGGCGGCCGAGGCGGTGGCGCTGCTGGCGGCCGGGGCGGTGGACGTCTCGGTCTCGCTCAACGTCCGGGGGAGCGCGGGTGAGGACCCCAGGTTCGTCCAGGTCCCGGTGCTGGACGACCCGCTGGACGTCGCGCTGCCGCTGGAGCACCCGTGGGCCCGCCGCGAGGGGCTGCGGCTGGCCGAACTGGCGGACGAGCCTTGGATCTTCGGAGGGTCCGGTCCCTGGCGGGACATCACCTTGGGAGCCTGTGCCGAGGCCGGGTTCGTCCCGGAGCGGGCGCACACCGCCGCCGACTGGGCGGCGATCCTGACCATGGTCGGCGCGGGCCTCGGGGTGGCGCTGGTGCCGCGACTGCTGGTGGGCGCCGGGTCGATCCAGGGGGCTCGGGGCGTGGCGGTGCGCACCCTGCCCGCCGACCTGCCCAGCCGCCGGGTGGTGGCCGCCGTCCGGGCGGGCACCGAGCAGGCGCCGCCGCTGCGCCGGGTGCTCTCCGAGATCGTGAGGTCCGCCGCACTGTGAAGCCTGGCTCAACGTTTCGATCAGTTATTCGCGATGGACCTGAAGAGTCATCGCCTCGCACAGTGGAGCCATGACGACCTACGACCCCGGCTACGCCGACTACCAGGACCTCGCCGCCGACGCCGGCTACCGCCGGCTCCCCGACCTGGCCGACCGCCGCCTGGGCGCCGCGGTCCTCGCCGCCAGCGACGAGCACTTCGCCGAGCGGGAGAACCTGCTGCGCCCCGAGACCCCGCGCTTCCGTCCGCACACCTTCGGGCCCAAGGGCCAGCTGATGGACGGCTGGGAGAGCCGCCGCCGCCGGGGCGCGGACACCGCCCACCCGCACCCGGTGGCCGCCGACCACGACTGGGCGCTGATCCGGCTCGGCCTGCCGGGTGTGATCCAGGGCATCGTGGTCGACACCGCCCACTTCCGCGGCAACCCCCCGCAGCGGATCAGCGTGGAGGCCGCCGAGCTGCCGGGCCTGCCCGGCCCGGCCGAGCTGCTCGACGCGGCCGTGCCGTGGCACGAGATCGTCGCGCCGAGCGCGGTGGCCGGCCACGCCGCCAACGGCTTCGCCGTCACGGACGGTCGCCGCTTCACCCACCTGCGGCTCAAGCAGTTCCCGGACGGCGGGATCGCGCGGCTGCGGGTGCACGGCACCGGCCGCCCCGATCCGGCCTGGCTGGCGGCGCTCGGCAGCTTCGACCTGGCCGCGCTGGAGCACGGCGGCAGCGTCGAGGACGCCTCCGACCGCTTCTTCTCGCCGCCGGTCAACCTGATCATGCCCGGCCGCTCCCGCGAGATGGGCGAGGGCTGGGAGAACCGCCGCCGCCGCGATCAGGGCCACGACTGGGTCCGGCTGCGGCTGGCCGGGCGCGGCGTGGTCCGCGCCCTTGAGGTGGACACCGGCAACTACCTCGGCAACGCGGCGGGCTGGGCCGCCGTGCTCGGCTTCGACGCCACCGACCCGCGGGCCGGTGACCCGGCCGACCACGCCGCGCCCGGCTGGTTCGAACTGCTGCCGCGCACCGCACTGCAGCCCGACGCGGTGCACCGCTTCGTCCTCGGCGCGGCGGCGGGCGAGGCACCGGGCACGGCACCGGGCACGGCACCGGGCGAGGCCGCCGGTGGCGCGGCCCAGCGGCCGGCCACCCACGCCCGGATCGACGTCTTCCCGGACGGCGGCGTCGCCCGGCTGCGCCTGCACGGTTCGCTCGCCTAGCGTCGGCCCCGAGCCGGGCGCACTGTGGACATATGTTGCATCGGATGTACGCCGAGTACGGCGACCAGGGCCCGTCCGGCCCGGTGAAGCAGTGGCACATGGTCCAGGGCGAGAAGATCGAGGGCCTGTGCGGCCGAGCGCTGGCCCTGGGGTCGGCCACCCGCGAGCCGACCGAGTGGGGACGGACCGCGGAGCCCTGCTGCCGCTCCTGCGGGGTGGTCTGGTTCCAGTCCGTCCCGTTCCTGGCCGACGAGCACGACCGGTCCCAGTACCTGCCCCAGGAGAACCCCTAACCCCTAGCCCTGCGCCGAGCCGCCGCCGGGCGCGATCAGGCCGGTCTCGTAGGCGAGCACCACCGCCTGCACCCGGTCGCGCAGGCCGAGCTTGGTCAGGATCCGGGTCACGTGGGTCTTCACCGTGGTCTGCCCCAGGGTCAACCGGTCGGCCAGCTCGGCGTTGCTCAGGCCGGTGGCCATCAGCCGCAGCACCTCCAGCTCGCGCGGGGTGAGCGCGGCCAGGTCGCGGTGGAGGTGGTCGCGGGCCTCGTCGCGGTGGGCGAAGCGCTCGATCAGGCGGCGGGTGATGGCGGGGGCCAGCAGCGCGTCGCCGGAGCGCACCAGGCGGATCGAGGCGACCAGGTGCTCGGGGCTGACGTCCTTGAGCAGGAACCCGCTGGCGCCCGCGGTGAGCGCGGCGTAGACGTAGTGGTCCAGGTCGTAGGTGGTCAGGATGATCACCTTGCTCTCGCAGCCGCCGCCGGCCAGCAGCTGCCGGGTGGCCTCCAGGCCGTCCAGCTCCGGCATCCTGATGTCCATCAGCACCACATCCGGGCGGGTGCGGCGGACGGCGGCGACGGCCTCGGCGCCGTTCACCGCCTCGGCCACCACCTCGATGCCGTCGCTGGCCAGGATCATCCTGAACCCGGTGCGCACCAGCGCCTGGTCGTCGGCGATGACGGCGCGCAGCGGTGTGGTGTCCATGGGAGTCCTCCGGTTCAGCCGGTCCGCCGGTGCAGGCGGGCCTCGATCAGGTAGCCGCCGCCGATTCTCCGTCCCGCGTCCAGGCTGCCGCCATAGAGGGCCAGGCGTTCGCGCAGCCCGATCAGGCCGCGGCCGCCGCCGGTGGCCGCCTGCGGGCTCCTGGTGCCGCCGGTGTCGGCCACCTCGATCCGCAGCCACTGCTCGTCGTGACCGATCGTCACCGAGACCTGGGCGCCGACCGCGTGCTTGAGCGCGTTGGTCAGCGCCTCCTGCACCACCCGGTAGGCGGTCAGGTCGACTCCGGAGGGCAGCGGCTCGGGCGGCAGCGAGAGGGCCAGGGTGACCGGCAGCCCGGCCGCCCCGACCCGCGCGGCCAGTGCCGCCAACTGGTCCAGGCCGGGCTGCGGTTCGAGCTCGTCCGGGCTGCCGTCGGCGGCCCGGCCGGTGCCGGAGGCGGCCAGCAGGCCCATCACGTGGCGCAGTTCGGCCATCGCCGCCCGGCCGCCGGACTCCACCGCGAGCATCGCCTCGCGCGCGAGGTCGGGCGAGCTGTCCAGCACCCGGCGGGCCGCGCCGGCCTGGATCACCATCACGCTGACGTTGTGCGTCACCACGTCGTGCAGTTCGGCGGCGATCCGCGCGCGCTCCTCCGCCACGGCCAAGGCGGTCGCCGCCTGTTGGGCCGACCGCACCTCGGCAAGCCGCTGCTGACTCGCCGTCAGGGTCTGCCGCGAGTGGCGGACCACGGCGGCGATGAGCGCGACCACGTTGAGGATCACGTACGGGCGGGTGATCAGCGGCCAGGCGGCTTCGGCGCTCCGGTCCAGGACGGTGGCGGCGAGCACCGCGCCGAGCGCGAAACTGCCCAGGACCGGCGGCAGGTTGCGGCTGTGGGCGACCGCGCTCCGGGCGGCGACGGCGCAGCCCAGCACGCTGAGCCAGCTGCCGTAGGCCTGGGTGTCGAGCGCCGCGATCTGCACCGCCCAGAAGACCGCGAGCGGGTAGCGGCGCCGGGCCACCAGCGGCAGTGCGGTCAGTGCGAGCAGCGCGTACTCGCGGGGCTCCAGCGGCACCGGGACGGAGGGGCCGGGCAGCGCGTGGCACAACTCCTGCGCGGGGCAGGAGTAAGGCAGCGGGCCGTCCTGCGAGTCCAGGCTCCGCCGGCCGATGCTGGCGAAGGTGCCCGCGTAGAGCACCGCGGCGGTCAGCAACAGGCCGAGCAGCGCGTCGGCGAGCATCGTGCGGCGGTCCGGCCAGGCCGTCCGCTCGTCGCTGCGCAGTGTCTCGCGCGCCAACTGCCGCCAGTCGCGTGGTTCATCAGGGGTGGGCACCGGCTCATTGTGCGGCCGGACTCCTCCGTTCCGCATCGATCCCGGTGACCGTCCCGCCGACCGGGCGGTGTACTTCGCAAGGAGGACTCCGGCGCCGGTCCTCCCCGAGGAGGACGGATTGTCGATTCGGCGGCCGACGCGGTCGGGAGCGGCCCGCTCCTAGCGTCGTTCCCGACAGCACGACCCCGGTGAACAGGACGGAAGACCTGATGGGCCACGTGATCGAACTGGCCGGCGCGGCCAGGCACTACGACAGCGACACCCCGGCCCTCGGGCCGCTCACCCTCACCGTCGAGGAGGGTGAGGCACTCGCGGTGACCGGGCCCTCGGGCAGTGGGAAGTCCACCCTGCTCAACCTGATCGCCGGTCTGGACAAGCCGAGTTCGGGCGGCG
Coding sequences within:
- a CDS encoding copper resistance protein CopC → MLLRQARTWLATAGALLVLLIGTASPAAAHAALLQTDPAQNSVVATEPAAVTLTFSEGVTLSGDSVRVLDPGGKPVDLGNPGHADGRGDTATVGLRPGLGNGTYTVAWRAVSADTHVVGGAFTFSIGAPSDTSVSTSQIQGAQANGTVSALYGTGRAVAYGAFALLVGVAAFVLLCWPRGAQARSVQRLLMGGWVGLLAATVAVLLLRGPYEQGSGLGRVFDLSLVRGTLDERLGTALAARLLLLAAGGVFLSLLVGQLGQESAPVAATAPSGDAEEDELRRLERRAAERPLREARLALGVGGALLALGLAATWAAADHAAVGIQVWVALPFDMLHLVAMACWLGGLVALVLALRDGAGVAVADRFSKVALVSVAALVATGVYQAWRGVGSWGALVDTEYGRLLLIKVGLVLVMLGAAFFSRRWTARLRAGAGVPATADAAADQTDKADRADEADVERADVRVGAAIGLTADDSVTDSAGTESARTESAGTDIDAGPGLDPGRRAQLERQRAAVAAAGVRRAQDGSPTQAGLRRSVLIEAVVAIGVLVVTTLLTNAPPGRVAAQVAAASSGGGSAAAAAPSGGAGARTVELKIPYDTGGTEAGAKGTATLTVNPATTGANQLTLQVANGAGQPVDVPEAQLSFTLPDRDLGPLPVTLTKSGTGRWSGTAQIPLTGEWVAAVVVRSSDIDQDTETKQLTIG
- a CDS encoding copper chaperone PCu(A)C, producing MPASREFRRTALAGAAVAAALTVSAIVVAGAGGHDASAKLSVTDSYIPLPAAGTSDSMAAGYLTVRNTGGAADTLVRVSSPGAGSISMHRSTDTSMDEVDSLPVPAGGTLRLARGGLHLMIMGWQKQPAVGDRLELDLHFAHGGTIVVQVPVQPLTYRPGS
- a CDS encoding SCO family protein; its protein translation is MKPLSSRRRAAGAAALAVAAALALTSCGSGTTKASDGAAVVSQEKQNSPYQGTVLAKHFDKPDLVLPDTSGQPFDLRRRTAGRTTLLFFGYTSCPDVCPTTMGDIGVAMQKLTPEERAEVDVVFVSTDPQVDTPTVLRTWLNSFDKDFIGMTGDLTKVKAAAQSLGILVEDPVVNKDGTVTSSHGAQVLAFLPSDDKAHVLYLSDTSTATFEHDLPLLAKGVAA
- a CDS encoding YcnI family protein — translated: MRSLPARRSAAAVLLAAGAVLATAVPAFAHVTVQPGTAQQGGYTAVAFRVPDESDKASTVKLEVTVPTDHPIASVSTQPLPGWTATVDKTHLDTPVKTDDGDSVTDAVSKITWTADATGKVGPGQFQEFKISFGPLPKDTDKLVFKALQTYDDGTVVRWIDEAKQGQPEPQHPAPTLTLTPAVDAAAAAAVSTPGASRDGAAVAAAKSDDSTARTLGVVGIVVGVVGAALGALGVIGGRRRSGTPAS
- a CDS encoding ATP-binding protein, which produces MDIWWTLHLKRELASVPLARRFLLGTMESAGVDPQIAHDLGLALTEACANAVEHAGAHRGDGFQVTAALDGDLLRIEVVDSGPGLPAGPHLVPARAQLPALPALPTARPHTRPRRRRGRATLPGPAALGPARRTRPTPYDTHVLPPGRPHPALPRLPELDTLPDLGAESGRGLFLIRALTDHVRLHNHPQRGAIVSFDKLLNRPALRVAS
- a CDS encoding LysR family transcriptional regulator; translation: MTDWDLKKLRVLRALHECGTVTAAGARLNLTPSAVSQQLAALARQVGAPMVEPYGRRVRLTAAARLVLRHADRVFGQLEQAEAELAGYLHGEAGEVRVGAFATAITALVVPAVVRLRESAPRLAVRVVEAEAAEAVALLAAGAVDVSVSLNVRGSAGEDPRFVQVPVLDDPLDVALPLEHPWARREGLRLAELADEPWIFGGSGPWRDITLGACAEAGFVPERAHTAADWAAILTMVGAGLGVALVPRLLVGAGSIQGARGVAVRTLPADLPSRRVVAAVRAGTEQAPPLRRVLSEIVRSAAL
- the alc gene encoding allantoicase; its protein translation is MTTYDPGYADYQDLAADAGYRRLPDLADRRLGAAVLAASDEHFAERENLLRPETPRFRPHTFGPKGQLMDGWESRRRRGADTAHPHPVAADHDWALIRLGLPGVIQGIVVDTAHFRGNPPQRISVEAAELPGLPGPAELLDAAVPWHEIVAPSAVAGHAANGFAVTDGRRFTHLRLKQFPDGGIARLRVHGTGRPDPAWLAALGSFDLAALEHGGSVEDASDRFFSPPVNLIMPGRSREMGEGWENRRRRDQGHDWVRLRLAGRGVVRALEVDTGNYLGNAAGWAAVLGFDATDPRAGDPADHAAPGWFELLPRTALQPDAVHRFVLGAAAGEAPGTAPGTAPGEAAGGAAQRPATHARIDVFPDGGVARLRLHGSLA
- a CDS encoding response regulator transcription factor, which translates into the protein MDTTPLRAVIADDQALVRTGFRMILASDGIEVVAEAVNGAEAVAAVRRTRPDVVLMDIRMPELDGLEATRQLLAGGGCESKVIILTTYDLDHYVYAALTAGASGFLLKDVSPEHLVASIRLVRSGDALLAPAITRRLIERFAHRDEARDHLHRDLAALTPRELEVLRLMATGLSNAELADRLTLGQTTVKTHVTRILTKLGLRDRVQAVVLAYETGLIAPGGGSAQG
- a CDS encoding sensor histidine kinase, which gives rise to MPTPDEPRDWRQLARETLRSDERTAWPDRRTMLADALLGLLLTAAVLYAGTFASIGRRSLDSQDGPLPYSCPAQELCHALPGPSVPVPLEPREYALLALTALPLVARRRYPLAVFWAVQIAALDTQAYGSWLSVLGCAVAARSAVAHSRNLPPVLGSFALGAVLAATVLDRSAEAAWPLITRPYVILNVVALIAAVVRHSRQTLTASQQRLAEVRSAQQAATALAVAEERARIAAELHDVVTHNVSVMVIQAGAARRVLDSSPDLAREAMLAVESGGRAAMAELRHVMGLLAASGTGRAADGSPDELEPQPGLDQLAALAARVGAAGLPVTLALSLPPEPLPSGVDLTAYRVVQEALTNALKHAVGAQVSVTIGHDEQWLRIEVADTGGTRSPQAATGGGRGLIGLRERLALYGGSLDAGRRIGGGYLIEARLHRRTG